One Gloeobacter morelensis MG652769 DNA window includes the following coding sequences:
- a CDS encoding NAD(P)H-quinone oxidoreductase subunit J, which yields MENNETPAPEAVQTGAEIAPIEPGPTSRWLGEHSLPHTFLGFALDGVELVGVEPEHLPMVGKALHDQGYNYLRLMCGYDEGPGERLVSVYSLTHCYDDADRPPEVRLKVFLDRADPQVPSVYWIWKAADWQERETYDMYGIIYEGHPNLIRILNMEDMVGWPLRKDYVTPGFYEVQDAL from the coding sequence ATGGAGAACAACGAGACGCCAGCGCCTGAGGCGGTCCAGACCGGTGCCGAAATTGCTCCGATCGAGCCAGGTCCCACTTCCCGCTGGCTTGGCGAGCACAGCCTGCCCCACACCTTTTTGGGCTTTGCGCTGGATGGGGTCGAACTGGTGGGCGTTGAGCCCGAGCACCTGCCTATGGTCGGCAAGGCTCTCCACGATCAGGGCTACAACTACCTGCGGCTGATGTGCGGCTACGACGAGGGGCCGGGTGAACGCCTGGTGAGCGTCTACAGCCTCACCCATTGCTACGACGACGCCGACAGACCGCCGGAGGTGCGCCTCAAGGTCTTTCTCGACCGCGCCGACCCGCAGGTACCCTCGGTCTACTGGATCTGGAAGGCGGCGGACTGGCAGGAGCGCGAGACCTACGACATGTACGGAATCATCTACGAAGGTCATCCCAACCTTATCCGCATCCTGAACATGGAGGACATGGTGGGCTGGCCGCTGCGCAAAGACTATGTGACGCCGGGATTCTATGAGGTCCAAGACGCACTTTAA
- the nuoB gene encoding NADH-quinone oxidoreductase subunit NuoB: MSHEQLQSDRLFFPPERPQVTSELSNNVILTTLNDLYNWARLSSVWPLMYGTACCFIEFAGLIGSRFDFDRFGLVPRATPRQADLIITAGTITMKFAPALVTLYQQMPEPKYVIAMGACTITGGMFSTDSPTTVRGVDKLVPVDVYIPGCPPRPEAIFDAIVKLRKKMATEDFRERYETISQTHRYYTAQHRMKAVADPLTSEYVRMESRQAAPPALAAAIEMGIPFDLQRTPQLEEQIRDGEQRDASA; encoded by the coding sequence ATGTCTCACGAACAACTGCAGAGCGACCGGCTCTTTTTTCCGCCCGAGCGCCCGCAGGTCACCAGCGAATTGAGCAACAACGTGATTCTCACCACGCTCAACGACCTCTACAACTGGGCGCGCTTGTCGAGCGTCTGGCCTTTGATGTACGGCACGGCCTGCTGCTTTATCGAATTTGCCGGGCTTATCGGCTCGCGCTTCGACTTCGATCGCTTCGGGCTGGTGCCGCGTGCCACGCCGCGCCAGGCGGATCTCATCATTACTGCGGGCACGATCACGATGAAGTTCGCCCCGGCCCTGGTCACCCTTTACCAGCAGATGCCCGAGCCCAAGTACGTGATCGCCATGGGAGCCTGCACGATCACCGGCGGCATGTTCTCCACCGACTCGCCCACCACCGTGCGCGGCGTCGATAAGCTCGTACCCGTCGATGTCTACATTCCGGGGTGCCCGCCCCGACCGGAGGCGATCTTTGATGCGATCGTCAAGCTGCGCAAGAAGATGGCCACCGAGGATTTTCGCGAGCGCTACGAGACGATTTCCCAGACCCACCGCTACTACACTGCCCAACACCGCATGAAGGCGGTGGCCGACCCGCTTACCAGCGAATACGTCCGCATGGAGAGCCGCCAGGCCGCCCCGCCCGCCCTGGCCGCCGCCATCGAGATGGGCATTCCTTTCGACTTGCAGCGCACGCCCCAACTGGAGGAGCAGATCCGCGATGGAGAACAACGAGACGCCAGCGCCTGA